The following proteins are co-located in the Pedobacter frigiditerrae genome:
- a CDS encoding DNA topoisomerase IV subunit B: MAEPIYNEDSIKSLDWQEHIRRRPGMYIGKLGDGSAQDDGIYVLLKEIMDNSIDEFMMGAGKTIDITLSDQKVNIRDYGRGIPLGKVIDCVSKMNTGGKYDSNAFQKSVGMNGVGTKAVNALSTSFVVQSYRDGKTKKVEFSKGLITLEHPEIETTQRNGTAITFYPDETIFRNYHYIPDFVESMIWNYVFLNTGLVINFNNQKYFSERGLYDLLSKQNKPEEIRYPIIHLKGHDIEVAMTHGQQYGEDYHSFVNGQYTTQGGTHQAAFREAVVKTIREFYKKEFDANDVRASIIAAVAIRVQEPVFESQTKTKLGSEKIAPEGQSVRGFVNDFVKKELDDYLHKHSDVADALLKRIIQSERERKDIAGIKKLANDRAKKASLHNKKLRDCKVHFNSTHEKRYETTLFITEGDSASGSITKSRDVDCQAVFSLKGKPLNCYELTKKVVYENEEFNLLQHALNIEDGLEGLHYNNIVIATDADVDGMHIRLLMMTFFLQFFPDLVKAGHVYILQTPLFRVRNKKETIYCYSEDERRDAIEKLGGKPEITRFKGLGEISPDEFGLFIGKDIRLDPVILKEQTIKKLLEYYMGKNTPERQQHIIKNLRIEKDEVKEGEEERNAANTNLEVA, from the coding sequence ATGGCAGAACCGATTTATAACGAAGATAGTATTAAGTCACTTGATTGGCAGGAACACATTCGTCGCCGACCAGGGATGTATATTGGTAAGCTTGGAGATGGTTCTGCGCAAGATGATGGTATTTATGTACTGCTGAAAGAAATCATGGATAACTCTATTGATGAGTTCATGATGGGTGCAGGAAAAACTATCGACATTACTTTGAGCGACCAAAAAGTAAACATTCGTGATTATGGCCGCGGTATCCCTTTGGGTAAAGTAATTGATTGTGTTTCTAAAATGAATACCGGTGGTAAATATGATAGCAATGCCTTCCAAAAATCTGTAGGGATGAATGGTGTAGGTACAAAAGCAGTTAATGCCCTATCAACTTCGTTTGTAGTGCAAAGTTATAGAGATGGTAAAACTAAAAAGGTAGAGTTTAGTAAAGGTCTCATCACTTTAGAACATCCAGAAATTGAGACAACACAGCGTAATGGTACAGCGATAACTTTTTATCCTGATGAAACTATTTTTAGAAATTACCATTACATACCAGACTTTGTAGAAAGCATGATCTGGAACTACGTGTTCTTAAATACAGGTTTGGTTATCAATTTCAATAACCAAAAATATTTCTCGGAGCGTGGTTTATACGATTTATTATCAAAACAAAATAAACCAGAAGAAATCCGTTATCCGATTATCCATTTAAAAGGCCATGATATTGAGGTGGCAATGACACATGGACAACAGTACGGAGAAGATTACCACTCGTTTGTAAATGGTCAATACACTACACAAGGTGGAACCCACCAAGCCGCATTTAGAGAAGCAGTAGTAAAAACAATTCGTGAGTTTTATAAAAAGGAATTCGATGCCAATGATGTTAGGGCATCTATCATTGCGGCAGTAGCCATACGTGTGCAAGAACCAGTTTTTGAATCACAAACTAAAACGAAGCTAGGTTCAGAGAAAATAGCGCCAGAGGGGCAATCGGTTAGAGGTTTTGTAAATGATTTTGTAAAGAAGGAACTAGATGATTATTTACATAAACATTCAGATGTTGCTGATGCACTTTTAAAAAGAATTATCCAATCTGAAAGGGAGCGAAAAGACATTGCTGGCATTAAAAAACTAGCTAATGATAGAGCGAAAAAAGCATCCTTACACAATAAAAAACTAAGAGATTGCAAAGTTCATTTTAACAGTACACATGAGAAAAGGTATGAAACGACCTTGTTTATTACCGAGGGAGATTCTGCGTCTGGTTCTATAACTAAATCTCGTGATGTTGATTGTCAAGCTGTTTTTAGCTTAAAGGGAAAACCATTAAACTGCTACGAATTAACCAAAAAGGTGGTTTATGAAAATGAAGAGTTTAACCTTCTGCAACACGCCTTAAATATTGAAGATGGTTTAGAAGGTTTGCATTACAACAACATTGTAATTGCTACTGATGCAGATGTTGATGGAATGCACATTCGTTTGTTAATGATGACTTTCTTTTTGCAGTTTTTCCCAGACTTAGTAAAAGCTGGGCACGTTTACATTTTGCAAACCCCATTGTTTAGGGTTCGTAATAAAAAAGAAACCATTTACTGCTACAGTGAAGATGAGCGAAGAGATGCGATTGAAAAACTGGGAGGTAAGCCAGAAATTACTCGATTTAAAGGATTGGGAGAGATTTCTCCTGACGAATTTGGTTTATTTATTGGAAAGGATATTCGCCTAGACCCAGTTATTTTAAAGGAGCAAACCATTAAAAAGCTCTTGGAATACTATATGGGTAAAAATACGCCAGAAAGACAACAGCACATCATTAAAAATTTACGTATTGAAAAAGACGAGGTAAAAGAGGGCGAAGAGGAAAGAAATGCAGCTAATACGAATTTAGAAGTTGCATAA
- a CDS encoding ATP-binding protein, which produces MPFSSAKNSSTRYGLVVFLILSLFLCATFFYVRNSKGNDLARDINHLSELKEDYALIDSCVVVLYNADNNCRLYAVTGQKAYINKFASDINFVSHILDNIRLSTDLNDKKGPQDLKGLVDQKRVRTQLYLRLRQLTDSLINLSTGVDTSGNKIQVDSDGNELTYKQFKTMVTIDTIKISPKAQKEKNLIGRLGDAIKRKAPTKQEDAVSRVVRIETKLDTSKRAMAFNKLQLKNMNNYFRNLYAANNMLKSNEVVILKLNTKIITEIVSLLQNYKRKEIVFAKQNREEIKGHIDGTFKSIDKIFIFSIVLLVLLVSAILYNLWKIYKNESELINYSQKASQYANSKSRFLANMSHEIRTPLNSVIGFSEQLSQGKLDSQQMEQVSAIRSSSVMLLDVVNDILDFSKYETGKVNFDKISFIPLDAITEVFNSIAIQATNKGVELRNEVSFKRNFCFSGDSLRLKQVVMNLLSNAIKFTEKGSVTLKADVVLNAKKGILTVQIIDTGIGIGAEDIDMIFDEFAQVYYSSTKIKQKGTGLGLAICKRIVEFQGGQIGVTSELGKGSIFSFEIPYEICAAGDALKNVVDTSIDTNGLAGKHILLADDNKMNILLAETVIKKYKMITNVAYDGKEAFELFKKNDYDLILTDIQMPEMGGIELTRVIRSYPNPSKANIPILGVTANVLEEDRKKYIESGIDDLVLKPFSERELIDKMAKYLKKG; this is translated from the coding sequence ATGCCTTTTTCATCTGCTAAAAACTCTTCAACTCGATACGGACTTGTTGTGTTTTTAATCTTATCGCTCTTTTTATGCGCCACTTTCTTTTATGTTCGTAATAGTAAAGGAAACGACCTAGCTCGTGATATCAATCATCTTTCTGAACTAAAAGAAGATTATGCTTTAATAGATTCTTGTGTTGTTGTGCTTTATAATGCAGATAACAATTGTAGGTTATATGCAGTTACTGGTCAAAAAGCTTATATCAATAAATTCGCAAGTGATATCAACTTTGTTTCTCATATTTTGGATAACATTAGGCTATCTACTGACCTTAATGATAAAAAAGGACCTCAAGATTTAAAAGGTTTGGTAGACCAAAAGCGAGTAAGAACACAGCTTTACCTAAGATTAAGACAATTAACCGATAGCTTAATTAATTTATCAACTGGAGTAGATACTTCTGGTAATAAGATACAGGTAGATTCTGATGGTAATGAGCTAACATATAAGCAGTTTAAGACAATGGTAACTATCGACACCATTAAAATATCGCCAAAAGCTCAAAAAGAAAAAAACTTAATTGGCCGTTTGGGAGATGCGATTAAGCGTAAGGCACCAACTAAACAAGAGGATGCCGTAAGTAGAGTAGTTAGAATAGAAACCAAATTAGATACTTCTAAAAGAGCGATGGCTTTTAATAAGCTGCAACTAAAGAATATGAATAATTATTTCCGCAATTTATATGCGGCAAATAATATGTTAAAGAGTAATGAGGTCGTAATCTTAAAGCTCAACACTAAGATCATCACAGAAATAGTTTCGCTATTACAAAATTATAAAAGAAAGGAAATTGTCTTTGCCAAGCAAAATAGAGAAGAGATTAAAGGTCATATAGATGGTACTTTTAAGAGCATAGACAAAATTTTTATCTTTAGTATTGTTTTACTCGTTTTGTTGGTGAGTGCTATTTTATATAACCTTTGGAAAATTTATAAAAATGAAAGTGAGCTCATTAATTATAGTCAAAAAGCTTCTCAGTATGCTAATTCTAAGAGTAGGTTTTTGGCAAACATGAGCCATGAGATAAGAACGCCACTAAATTCTGTAATTGGTTTTTCTGAGCAATTAAGTCAGGGAAAACTCGATTCACAGCAGATGGAGCAAGTTAGTGCCATTAGAAGTTCTTCGGTAATGTTGTTAGACGTTGTGAATGATATTCTTGATTTTTCTAAATATGAAACTGGAAAAGTAAACTTCGATAAAATCTCTTTCATCCCACTTGATGCGATAACGGAGGTGTTTAATAGCATAGCCATACAAGCTACAAACAAGGGAGTAGAATTAAGAAATGAAGTTTCATTTAAAAGGAATTTTTGTTTTTCTGGAGATTCATTGCGTTTAAAACAAGTAGTGATGAATCTGTTAAGCAATGCGATTAAGTTTACCGAAAAAGGCTCGGTTACGTTAAAAGCCGATGTTGTTTTAAATGCTAAAAAAGGAATATTAACAGTTCAAATTATAGATACGGGAATTGGTATTGGAGCTGAAGATATTGACATGATTTTTGATGAGTTTGCTCAAGTCTATTATTCATCCACCAAGATTAAACAAAAGGGAACAGGTTTAGGCTTAGCAATTTGTAAGCGGATAGTAGAGTTTCAAGGTGGGCAAATTGGAGTAACAAGTGAGTTAGGGAAGGGCTCGATATTTAGTTTTGAAATTCCTTACGAGATTTGTGCTGCTGGTGACGCGTTAAAAAATGTAGTTGATACGAGTATAGATACTAATGGCTTAGCGGGAAAGCATATTTTATTAGCGGACGATAATAAAATGAACATCCTTTTGGCTGAAACGGTTATTAAAAAATATAAAATGATAACTAACGTGGCTTATGATGGGAAGGAAGCATTTGAATTATTTAAAAAGAACGATTATGATTTGATTTTAACCGATATACAGATGCCAGAAATGGGTGGGATAGAGTTAACAAGGGTCATAAGGTCATACCCTAACCCATCAAAAGCCAACATCCCAATTTTAGGGGTAACAGCAAATGTGTTAGAAGAAGACCGTAAAAAATATATCGAATCTGGAATTGACGACTTAGTACTCAAACCTTTCTCCGAAAGAGAATTGATTGATAAGATGGCTAAATATTTGAAAAAAGGCTAA
- a CDS encoding YihY/virulence factor BrkB family protein, with translation MIGLLKKAKNLVVITYHLFIAAGKGFMEDRVMKLSASLAYYTIFSLTPLIIIIISAASLFLGDNMDPNTKLFGEISKMIGTEAANQLRGFVENANLSGKSTMGLIVGIITLIIGSTAIFIEIQDSINIIWKVKAVPKKGWKKLITNRLLSFSLIASLGFLLLVSLVLNSVVVGIGNKLGIYAAKIGIEGISGFVMLIITNMLTLAVVTSIFAIIFKVLPDVDLKWKPALIGALFTALMFSLGKYVIGIYIEKGNPGSAFGAASSIIVILVWIYYTSIILYFGAEFTQAYAEKYTEGISPSKYAVHLKTIIVEKKVAVLPPQHPEDTVDLPEKA, from the coding sequence ATGATTGGTTTATTAAAAAAAGCGAAAAACTTAGTAGTTATTACTTATCACTTATTTATAGCTGCAGGTAAAGGTTTCATGGAAGATAGGGTGATGAAGTTAAGCGCATCATTGGCTTATTATACCATATTTTCACTTACTCCCTTAATCATCATCATTATTTCTGCAGCTAGTCTCTTTTTAGGTGACAATATGGACCCAAACACCAAGTTGTTTGGAGAAATTAGCAAAATGATTGGAACTGAAGCAGCCAATCAATTAAGGGGATTTGTAGAAAACGCTAATCTTTCTGGCAAAAGCACAATGGGTTTAATTGTAGGTATCATAACTTTAATTATTGGTTCTACCGCAATTTTTATAGAAATTCAAGATAGCATCAACATCATTTGGAAAGTAAAAGCGGTTCCTAAAAAGGGTTGGAAAAAATTAATTACCAATAGGCTTTTATCTTTTTCTCTAATTGCATCATTAGGATTTTTATTATTGGTTTCCCTGGTGCTTAACAGTGTAGTAGTTGGAATAGGTAATAAACTTGGGATTTATGCAGCTAAAATTGGCATAGAAGGCATTTCTGGTTTCGTAATGCTAATTATCACTAATATGTTGACACTCGCGGTTGTAACTTCAATTTTCGCCATCATTTTTAAGGTACTACCAGATGTTGATTTAAAATGGAAACCAGCTTTGATAGGTGCGCTATTTACCGCATTGATGTTTAGCTTAGGTAAATATGTTATTGGCATTTATATCGAAAAGGGTAACCCAGGTTCTGCATTTGGTGCTGCAAGCTCCATTATTGTAATCTTGGTTTGGATATATTACACCTCTATTATATTATACTTTGGTGCTGAATTTACACAAGCTTATGCCGAAAAATATACTGAAGGTATATCTCCAAGCAAATATGCAGTACATTTAAAAACCATAATTGTAGAAAAGAAAGTAGCTGTGTTACCACCACAACACCCAGAAGATACAGTTGATTTACCCGAAAAAGCTTAG
- a CDS encoding BamA/TamA family outer membrane protein, translating into MKQLIKPIVFLLACLVVASCSTTRRLKPGQYLYTGAEININPDSSKRIDDQKEVKKTLENKTRPRPNKSLLGIKYKLLIHNLAPDTVKPKGIGNWLKNKIGEPPVLLSEVKIKYNNDVLKSYLISQGYLQAEVTGDTVIKGKKGKAIYTTNTGIRYKINSITFPKDTGVLTHIIDQNKGNTLLKVGNFYDLDTYKNERIRIDNDLKENGYFYFSPDYLILQVDSTIGKNLVNINVNVKRSAPDAGIKPYTINSINIYPNYSLRRDSLLKTLTPLKYNDFNIYDNRNTFKPKLFDRLVFFKKGENYNRKDHNQSLNRMVNIGAFRDVRAEFLPIDSFKNNQLDLNIYLTPLKKNSLTFSVNGTNKSNNFVGSEVKLTQTTRNLFRGAEQLDVSVSGGFETQVSGPARGLDSYSFTAEGKLTFPQFIVPFYKPRVTNSFIPRTVASLSYQLLNRGSLYKLNSFKGEFGYNWKENLHKEHSFNPISITLVKPTEGDSLKLDSLYKATPGLENTLQEQFIIGSNYSFTFTNQMENQRRNTTYFRGSIETGGNLWGLFVSKNGVGERTLFGIPLTQFIRFEADLRNYHKVNRNVTWANRFNAGYGYAYGNSTSLPFVKQFFAGGSNDIRAFRARSLGPGTYQVNLNDQFADQGGDIKLMLNTELRFKIAGPLQGALFVDAGNIWLRKEDLGKPTIPNSGRPGSGFKLSNALNELAVGTGAGLRIDAQIFVIRLDGAFPIRKPYLPSGQRWVLNDVDFGSKTWRKENFILNIGIGYPF; encoded by the coding sequence ATGAAACAACTAATTAAACCCATAGTATTTTTATTGGCTTGTTTGGTTGTAGCTAGCTGTAGTACAACAAGGCGATTAAAACCTGGACAGTACTTGTACACAGGTGCTGAGATAAACATTAACCCAGATTCAAGTAAAAGAATCGATGACCAAAAAGAGGTTAAAAAGACTCTAGAAAACAAAACCAGACCTCGACCTAACAAATCGCTTTTAGGGATAAAATATAAATTGCTCATTCATAATTTAGCCCCAGACACTGTAAAACCTAAAGGAATTGGCAACTGGCTAAAAAATAAAATTGGCGAACCTCCAGTTTTATTAAGTGAAGTAAAGATTAAATACAATAACGATGTGTTAAAAAGCTATTTAATTAGTCAGGGTTATTTACAAGCCGAGGTTACTGGTGATACCGTAATAAAAGGCAAAAAAGGAAAAGCGATTTATACTACAAATACTGGAATTAGGTATAAAATAAATAGCATTACTTTCCCAAAAGACACTGGGGTTTTAACACATATCATTGACCAAAACAAGGGTAATACATTATTGAAAGTTGGCAATTTTTATGACTTAGATACTTATAAAAATGAGCGAATTAGAATAGATAATGACTTAAAGGAAAATGGATATTTCTATTTCAGTCCTGATTATTTGATTTTACAAGTTGACAGTACAATAGGTAAAAACTTAGTCAACATTAATGTTAATGTTAAAAGAAGTGCACCAGATGCAGGGATAAAACCATATACCATTAACTCAATAAACATTTATCCAAATTACAGCCTTAGAAGAGATAGTCTGTTAAAAACTTTAACTCCTTTAAAGTATAACGATTTTAACATTTACGATAACAGAAATACATTTAAGCCTAAACTATTCGACAGGTTGGTTTTCTTTAAAAAGGGTGAAAATTACAACCGAAAAGACCATAACCAATCTTTAAACAGGATGGTTAATATTGGGGCGTTTAGAGATGTTAGGGCAGAATTTTTACCTATTGATAGTTTTAAAAACAATCAGCTTGATCTAAATATTTACCTCACTCCGCTAAAGAAAAATTCCTTAACATTCTCGGTTAATGGAACAAACAAGTCGAACAATTTTGTAGGTTCTGAAGTAAAACTAACACAAACAACTAGGAATTTATTTAGAGGTGCAGAACAGTTAGATGTAAGTGTGAGTGGCGGATTCGAAACACAGGTAAGCGGGCCTGCAAGAGGACTTGATTCCTACTCATTTACAGCGGAAGGGAAATTAACTTTTCCTCAATTTATCGTTCCTTTCTACAAGCCAAGAGTTACCAATTCTTTCATTCCTAGAACCGTAGCTTCTTTATCTTATCAACTATTAAACAGAGGTTCATTATACAAATTGAATTCTTTTAAAGGAGAATTTGGTTACAACTGGAAAGAGAACTTACATAAAGAGCACAGCTTTAATCCAATATCCATCACTTTAGTTAAACCAACAGAGGGTGATTCCTTAAAATTAGATAGTTTATATAAGGCAACTCCAGGCCTAGAAAATACCTTGCAAGAGCAGTTTATTATAGGAAGCAACTATAGTTTTACGTTCACCAATCAAATGGAAAACCAACGTAGAAACACAACCTATTTTAGAGGAAGTATTGAGACTGGTGGTAATTTATGGGGTCTATTTGTTTCTAAAAATGGAGTTGGCGAAAGAACTTTATTCGGCATTCCGTTAACTCAATTTATTAGGTTTGAAGCTGATTTGCGTAACTATCATAAAGTAAATAGAAACGTAACTTGGGCAAATAGGTTTAATGCAGGTTATGGCTATGCTTATGGAAATAGCACCTCTTTACCATTTGTTAAACAATTTTTTGCTGGCGGAAGTAATGACATTAGGGCTTTTAGAGCAAGATCTTTAGGTCCTGGAACTTATCAAGTAAATTTAAATGACCAATTTGCAGACCAAGGTGGTGATATTAAATTAATGCTGAATACTGAATTGAGGTTTAAAATTGCAGGACCTTTACAAGGTGCACTATTTGTTGATGCAGGAAACATCTGGTTAAGAAAAGAAGATTTAGGTAAACCAACCATTCCAAATAGCGGCAGACCAGGTTCTGGCTTTAAATTAAGTAATGCGTTAAATGAATTAGCCGTAGGTACCGGTGCAGGGTTAAGAATAGATGCCCAGATTTTTGTAATTAGGTTAGACGGTGCATTTCCAATCAGAAAACCTTATCTTCCTAGTGGTCAACGTTGGGTATTAAACGATGTAGATTTTGGCAGCAAGACTTGGCGTAAAGAGAATTTTATTTTAAACATCGGCATCGGTTATCCGTTTTAA